One region of Mus pahari chromosome 16, PAHARI_EIJ_v1.1, whole genome shotgun sequence genomic DNA includes:
- the Smad5 gene encoding mothers against decapentaplegic homolog 5, whose translation MTSMASLFSFTSPAVKRLLGWKQGDEEEKWAEKAVDALVKKLKKKKGAMEELEKALSSPGQPSKCVTIPRSLDGRLQVSHRKGLPHVIYCRVWRWPDLQSHHELKPLDICEFPFGSKQKEVCINPYHYKRVESPVLPPVLVPRHNEFNPQHSLLVQFRNLSHNEPHMPQNATFPDSFHQPNNAPFPLSPNSPYPPSPASSTYPNSPASSGPGSPFQLPADTPPPAYMPPDDQMAPDNSQPMDTSSTMIPQTMPSISSRDVQPVAYEEPKHWCSIVYYELNNRVGEAFHASSTSVLVDGFTDPSNNKSRFCLGLLSNVNRNSTIENTRRHIGKGVHLYYVGGEVYAECLSDSSIFVQSRNCNFHHGFHPTTVCKIPSSCSLKIFNNQEFAQLLAQSVNHGFEAVYELTKMCTIRMSFVKGWGAEYHRQDVTSTPCWIEIHLHGPLQWLDKVLTQMGSPLNPISSVS comes from the exons ATGACGTCAATGGCCAGCTTGTTTTCTTTCACTAGTCCAGCCGTGAAGCGATTGTTGGGCTGGAAACAAGGTGACGAGGAAGAGAAATGGGCAGAAAAGGCAGTGGATGCTTTAGTGAAaaagctgaagaagaagaagggtgctatggaggagctggagaaagccTTGAGcagcccaggacagccaagcaAGTGTGTCACGATCCCCAGGTCCTTGGATGGACGCCTTCAAGTCTCGCACAGGAAAGGCTTGCCCCATGTTATATATTGCCGTGTTTGGCGCTGGCCAGATTTGCAGAGCCATCACGAGCTAAAACCATTGGATATTTGTGAATTTCCTTTTGGATCTAAGCAAAAGGAAGTTTGTATCAATCCATACCACTATAAGAGAGTGGAGAGTCCAG tcttaCCTCCAGTGTTAGTGCCTCGTCACAATGAATTCAATCCACAACACAGCCTTCTGGTTCAGTTCAGGAACCTGAGCCACAATGAACCGCACATGCCACAAAACGCCACGTTTCCCGATTCTTTCCACCAGCCCAACAATGCTCCTTTTCCCTTATCTCCGAATAGCCCCTATCCTCCTTCCCCTGCGAGCAGCACATATCCCAACTCCCCAGCAAGCTCTGGACCTGGAAGTCCATTTCAGCTCCCAG ctgacacccctccccctgcctatATGCCACCTGATGATCAGATGGCTCCAGATAATTCCCAGCCTATGGATACAAGCAGTACCATGATTCCTCAGACCATGCCCAGCATATCCAGCAGAG ATGTTCAGCCTGTCGCCTATGAAGAGCCCAAACACTGGTGTTCAATTGTCTACTATGAATTAAACAATCGTGTTGGCGAAGCTTTTCATGCATCTTCTACTAGTGTGTTAGTAGATGGATTTACAGATCCTTCAAATAACAAAAGTAGATTCTGCCTGGGATTGTTGTCAAATGTTAATCGTAATTCAACTATTGAAAACACTAGGCGGCATATTGGAAAAG GTGTTCATCTATACTACGTTGGTGGGGAGGTGTATGCTGAGTGTCTTAGTGACAGCAGCATCTTTGTTCAGAGTAGGAACTGCAACTTTCACCATGGCTTCCATCCCACCACCGTCTGTAAGATCCCCAGCAGCTGCAGTCTCAAGATTTTTAACAATCAGGAGTTTGCTCAGCTTCTGGCTCAGTCAGTCAACCACGGGTTCGAGGCTGTGTATGAGCTCACCAAGATGTGTACCATTCGAATGAGTTTTGTCAAG GGTTGGGGAGCGGAGTACCACCGACAGGATGTCACCAGTACTCCATGCTGGATTGAGATTCACCTCCACGGGCCTCTGCAGTGGCTGGATAAAGTCCTTACTCAGATGGGCTCTCCGCTGAACcccatttcttctgtttcatAG